From Panthera uncia isolate 11264 chromosome E1, Puncia_PCG_1.0, whole genome shotgun sequence, one genomic window encodes:
- the SMIM6 gene encoding small integral membrane protein 6 encodes MDELMTKQDIWNDEFWQNPWDQGGLVVIILFITMILFLIVFAIVFGFLPPLENINQCEEL; translated from the coding sequence ATGGACGAACTGATGACAAAGCAGGACATCTGGAATGATGAGTTCTGGCAGAACCCCTGGGACCAGGGAGGCCTGGTAGTGATCATTTTATTCATCACCATGATCCTGTTTCTCATTGTGTTTGCCATTGTATTTGGTTTTCTCCCTCCGCTTGAGAACATCAACCAGTGTGAAGAGTTGTGA
- the SMIM5 gene encoding small integral membrane protein 5 codes for MAAANFVQEMRSMGEKLLLKLQKLPQAEPVEIAAFSVILLFTATVLVLLLIACCCCCRDCCCPERRGRKVQVRPMSPP; via the exons ATGGCAGCCGCCAACTTTGTGCAGGAGATGCGCTCCATGGGCGAGAAGCTGCTGCTCAAGCTGCAGAAGCTGCCCCAGGCCGAGCCTGTGGAGATCGCGGCCTTCTCGGTCATCCTCCTTTTCACAG CCACCGTGCTGGTGCTGCTGCTGAtcgcctgctgctgctgctgcagggaCTGCTGCTGCCCTGAGCGCAGAGGCAGGAAGGTCCAAGTGCGGCCCATGAGCCCACCGTGA